A DNA window from Streptomyces canus contains the following coding sequences:
- a CDS encoding NUDIX hydrolase yields the protein MKTCDNTSVGIVITDHQGRYLMFDRATFPPGTAPAAGHIDDHGTAEDAGRAEVEEELGLTVTGLTHVTGCWRDNPCRRLPGARGTGHDWTIYQATVTGDLTPSARETKNVRWITPDALQELADRTVAYAQGRITDAEFEAAPGIEPVWMQWLANIAAIHISPDDLLRVDQLSR from the coding sequence ATGAAGACCTGCGACAACACCTCGGTCGGCATCGTCATCACCGATCACCAGGGCCGCTACCTGATGTTCGACCGCGCCACCTTCCCGCCCGGCACGGCACCCGCCGCCGGCCACATCGACGACCACGGGACCGCCGAGGACGCGGGCCGCGCCGAGGTCGAGGAAGAACTCGGCCTCACCGTCACCGGCCTCACCCACGTCACCGGATGCTGGCGGGACAACCCCTGCCGCCGCCTCCCCGGCGCACGCGGCACCGGCCACGACTGGACCATCTACCAGGCCACCGTCACCGGCGACCTCACTCCGAGCGCCCGCGAGACGAAGAACGTCCGCTGGATCACTCCCGACGCCCTACAGGAGTTGGCAGACCGGACGGTCGCCTACGCCCAGGGACGCATCACAGACGCCGAGTTCGAGGCTGCGCCCGGCATCGAGCCGGTGTGGATGCAGTGGCTCGCCAACATCGCCGCAATCCACATCAGCCCCGACGACCTGCTTCGGGTGGACCAGCTCAGCAGATGA
- a CDS encoding 2'-5' RNA ligase family protein — protein sequence MVDERAFPSAPPSDLDDPEVIVGHDWEAFAAVSRMTDHWARQGWPDGGRVYYWMLTFPDCAALVSRAQQCQHALAHLGMDPIPAVGLHVTMARIGDTAHVPAARIHHLVALAERLALKSFSVLAHPLAGSRGAVRFTLTPWTPLVRLHAELSALTRQAGVPGGMPTAAFRPHLGIQYSNRDQLAAPVIEGVAQLRCLPPVPLDITSVDLVELYRTDLPRRSYQWEVLNRFFLGRPYK from the coding sequence ATGGTCGACGAGCGGGCATTCCCGTCGGCACCCCCGTCTGACCTTGACGACCCTGAAGTGATCGTCGGACACGACTGGGAGGCCTTCGCCGCCGTCTCCCGGATGACCGACCACTGGGCCCGGCAGGGATGGCCCGACGGCGGCCGCGTGTACTACTGGATGCTCACCTTTCCTGATTGCGCCGCTCTGGTCAGCCGGGCACAACAGTGCCAGCATGCACTGGCACATCTGGGCATGGACCCGATCCCGGCCGTCGGCCTGCACGTGACGATGGCACGGATCGGGGATACAGCCCACGTCCCGGCCGCCAGGATCCACCACTTGGTGGCTTTGGCCGAACGCCTGGCCCTCAAGTCCTTTTCCGTACTCGCCCATCCTCTCGCAGGGTCACGGGGGGCGGTCCGCTTCACTCTCACGCCCTGGACGCCTCTGGTGCGTCTCCATGCGGAACTCAGTGCCCTTACCCGCCAGGCCGGCGTGCCCGGAGGCATGCCCACGGCAGCCTTCCGGCCTCATCTGGGAATCCAGTACAGCAACCGCGATCAGCTCGCCGCTCCTGTGATCGAGGGGGTTGCGCAGCTGCGCTGCCTTCCGCCCGTGCCTCTCGACATCACCTCTGTGGACCTTGTCGAGCTCTACCGCACGGACCTTCCCCGGCGCTCCTACCAGTGGGAAGTCCTGAACCGCTTTTTCCTCGGCCGGCCGTACAAGTGA
- a CDS encoding PPC domain-containing DNA-binding protein yields MRHTELTMGRTFALAFDDGDDFVAELTGFCAEMGIRQAIIPMFLGGFREVSLVGTNGPLEDPEAPVWDETVLHTVEAVGSATLAWSPDNDALAPHIHVAVGRKDQAAAGSVSHLLRAEVQFIQEMFLQEVLSPGMLRPLCGPHAVPTLTFAPHQEAQPL; encoded by the coding sequence ATGCGGCACACCGAACTGACGATGGGGCGCACCTTCGCGCTGGCTTTCGATGACGGCGACGACTTCGTCGCGGAACTGACCGGCTTCTGCGCAGAGATGGGAATTCGGCAGGCCATCATCCCGATGTTCCTCGGAGGGTTCCGGGAGGTGAGCCTGGTGGGAACGAACGGCCCGCTGGAGGACCCGGAAGCTCCCGTGTGGGACGAGACGGTCCTGCACACGGTGGAAGCCGTCGGCTCCGCCACGCTCGCCTGGAGCCCGGACAACGACGCCCTCGCCCCGCACATCCATGTCGCAGTCGGACGCAAGGACCAAGCCGCCGCGGGAAGCGTGTCTCATCTGCTGCGGGCGGAGGTGCAGTTCATCCAGGAGATGTTCCTCCAGGAGGTCCTCTCCCCCGGGATGCTGCGGCCGCTGTGCGGACCACACGCTGTCCCGACCCTGACCTTCGCCCCGCACCAGGAAGCCCAGCCCCTGTGA
- a CDS encoding asparaginase has product MTKPGSPPPTVLVISLGGTITMTPTTAEGAAQPTLSAEDLLAAVPQLADTGIVVKTQSFTTKPGASLTFDEIEELAGQLRAMDGQSTFDGFVVAQGTDTLEETAYLLSLLYAGETPLIITGAMRAPYLAGADGPANLLASVTVAASPQARGLGVLVVFNDQIFDASKVRKTHSTSTNAFTAPDTGPLGTVAEGRLRLLAIPAHKPLPLAAEMTRPARVGVYPASLGDDGTLLAPLLEQVDGMVIAAFGVGHVPATWVPILQEAAQRIPIVLASRTGGGTTLTHAYGFPGSEKDLLDRGLIGAGHLDPYKARHLLTVLLRSGAHRDAILATFAPAGTTAEGRG; this is encoded by the coding sequence TTGACGAAGCCAGGCTCCCCTCCTCCCACGGTGCTCGTGATCAGCCTCGGCGGCACCATCACGATGACCCCCACCACCGCGGAGGGCGCGGCGCAACCCACGCTGAGCGCGGAGGACCTCCTCGCGGCCGTGCCGCAACTGGCCGACACCGGCATCGTCGTCAAGACTCAGTCGTTCACGACCAAGCCGGGCGCCTCCCTGACGTTCGACGAGATCGAGGAGCTCGCCGGCCAGCTGCGGGCCATGGACGGTCAGAGCACCTTCGACGGCTTCGTCGTGGCCCAGGGGACCGACACTTTGGAGGAGACGGCCTACCTGCTGAGCCTGCTGTACGCGGGCGAGACGCCTCTGATCATCACGGGCGCGATGCGCGCCCCCTACCTGGCCGGAGCGGACGGACCGGCCAACCTGCTCGCCTCTGTCACCGTCGCGGCGAGCCCCCAGGCCCGCGGCCTGGGCGTCCTGGTCGTCTTCAACGACCAGATCTTCGACGCCTCGAAGGTCCGCAAGACCCACAGCACCAGCACGAACGCGTTCACCGCACCCGACACCGGCCCCCTGGGCACCGTGGCCGAAGGCCGCCTGCGGCTCCTTGCGATCCCCGCACACAAGCCCCTCCCGCTCGCCGCTGAGATGACCCGCCCGGCCCGCGTCGGCGTATACCCCGCGTCCCTCGGCGACGACGGCACGCTGCTCGCGCCGCTTCTCGAACAGGTCGACGGCATGGTCATCGCCGCCTTCGGAGTCGGTCACGTGCCCGCGACCTGGGTCCCCATCCTCCAGGAGGCCGCTCAGCGGATCCCGATCGTCCTCGCCTCCCGCACCGGAGGCGGCACCACCCTCACGCACGCGTACGGATTCCCCGGCTCGGAAAAAGACCTGCTGGACCGGGGCCTGATCGGGGCCGGGCACCTCGACCCGTACAAAGCCCGCCATCTGCTGACAGTCCTGCTGCGCAGCGGCGCCCACCGCGACGCGATCCTCGCCACCTTCGCACCCGCCGGGACGACCGCGGAAGGACGTGGCTGA
- a CDS encoding transcriptional regulator, XRE family protein, with amino-acid sequence MAEDAAKKLQEPRLARVRPSPATYKRWLAGTHIPRGALRTILEAYFGKRVEALFQLVPVRDIVRPRPLDRRTRTAVRTLDYTWPTSRHVPGEPDAGIFGSWELAGGRHFDGTSIGVQIYEAEPRGDVLEISSADLPHLETYVRSSRRGVILASPGAAGGSGLYVMDAALARQNLFVGQDPRVPLAYQLDDLVYAIIWALYVMDDGLLADDNPLSDRAEQLRHYVRISNSAPPRSEMPDLSPIGAAWLGSSLCAQYIVRHLGGLPEVPAFWTREATGEECAPWLLFRHKHDYLQNVADRFAGPGSALGRAFCVPEPVVRSSEIYERILLFLTIAMMEMYGVKVWLCTEQEYQEVEGFVLARDKAILANWVREASVWRVATTSVRREVAPYQEVIGHARAHSLVDGPTPTARLQALADYLDLDWTWLTGRCQGLAEEGLTSMLRPRSRLLTLKALDQTLRFIGRLGTPYDGR; translated from the coding sequence ATGGCCGAAGACGCCGCGAAAAAGTTACAAGAGCCGCGACTCGCCAGGGTCCGGCCCTCCCCGGCTACCTACAAACGGTGGCTGGCCGGCACCCACATCCCCCGCGGAGCCCTGCGCACCATCCTCGAGGCCTATTTCGGCAAGAGGGTCGAGGCCCTCTTCCAGCTCGTCCCCGTACGCGACATCGTCCGCCCCCGCCCGCTGGACCGAAGGACGCGCACCGCGGTACGAACCCTGGACTACACCTGGCCCACGTCCCGGCACGTCCCCGGCGAACCGGACGCTGGAATCTTCGGCAGCTGGGAGCTCGCCGGCGGACGGCACTTCGACGGCACCTCGATCGGCGTGCAGATCTATGAGGCTGAGCCCCGCGGCGACGTCCTGGAGATCAGCTCCGCAGACCTCCCCCACCTGGAGACCTACGTCCGCTCCTCGCGCAGGGGCGTGATTCTGGCCTCCCCCGGTGCCGCCGGCGGGTCCGGGCTGTACGTGATGGACGCCGCGCTCGCCCGCCAGAACCTCTTTGTGGGCCAGGACCCGCGTGTACCGCTCGCCTACCAGCTGGACGACCTGGTCTACGCCATCATCTGGGCGCTGTACGTCATGGACGACGGTCTGCTGGCGGATGACAATCCGCTCTCCGACCGTGCCGAGCAACTTCGGCACTACGTCAGGATCAGTAACTCGGCACCGCCGCGATCCGAGATGCCCGACCTCTCCCCCATCGGCGCCGCGTGGCTGGGCTCCAGTCTCTGCGCCCAATACATCGTCCGGCACCTCGGTGGCCTTCCCGAGGTGCCGGCGTTCTGGACCCGCGAAGCCACCGGGGAGGAATGCGCACCATGGTTGCTATTCAGGCATAAACACGACTACTTGCAGAACGTGGCCGATCGCTTCGCGGGACCAGGAAGCGCGCTCGGTCGCGCGTTTTGCGTCCCAGAGCCCGTCGTTCGATCAAGCGAGATTTATGAGCGAATTCTTCTGTTCCTCACGATTGCCATGATGGAGATGTACGGGGTCAAAGTGTGGCTGTGCACGGAGCAGGAGTACCAAGAGGTCGAGGGGTTCGTCCTGGCACGCGACAAGGCCATCCTGGCGAACTGGGTACGCGAAGCATCCGTCTGGCGTGTCGCCACTACCAGTGTGCGACGGGAGGTGGCTCCCTACCAAGAGGTGATCGGCCACGCGCGGGCCCACAGTCTGGTCGACGGGCCGACGCCGACGGCACGGCTGCAGGCCCTGGCCGACTACCTCGACCTGGACTGGACGTGGTTGACCGGCCGGTGCCAGGGCCTCGCAGAGGAGGGGCTCACCAGCATGCTGCGTCCCCGCAGCCGCCTTCTCACGCTCAAGGCACTCGACCAGACCCTGCGCTTCATCGGCAGGCTGGGCACCCCATATGACGGCCGATAG
- a CDS encoding tetratricopeptide repeat protein has product MRSSPPLGASTYNTITNGTFYGPTVQAGTIHGGVHVHEAVLDPLIPRQLFPVPAAFTDREDDLDVLTSQIGEVPDYAVRIVVINGPGGVGKTSLGNRLLHVLAAEYTGGQLYADLLGYAAEGPASTSEILSRFLRSLHPGAQPTSAEELAAWWRSATARPGQRVSILLDNARRAAQVQSLLPGGSGHLIVVTSRSTLAELAPDGALLHRLGPFDHDAAQQYLTRCLGDQRVAREPDAAAQITRLAAGSPMAIALTVTHLAANPDQPLAELASGAASSAPADSPHPSLTHQEAAVTHALDRSYWSLPRSTPAPAVYRRMGSLFALDFDVPLTAAVCNLSRSEAEAALDQLHELKLIELRGEVSSRGQVYRFHDITRDHARARATMEATFGEPEEVLQRALDFYLATASMAERILTPTHRPLRRDYVYPPAEPIEFPDDATALAWLYAQRDNMLHALRAAAAGLDRPTWQLTHAIWPLLRSSHDYELWSESHELGLQAARRCQDREAEVEMLNTWGVGLRGAGKFEEAAQTFTAVLQIAREEQDHRAESQALHELGAVNLHGGDPAEAEAFLLQARQQRTKLARTSESEPDRLTYTRAVAITNICLGQAQLELGRATKAIETLTAARSTLLEVEDWFDAARALAWLARAYAAGGDPGKGEEYGRLAVAECDASGSARWRAHSRELLGHTLRDSRRPDLARSLYGEAITICSAVSRRDESRVRQALQDIS; this is encoded by the coding sequence ATGAGGTCTTCCCCTCCGCTCGGCGCGAGTACCTACAACACGATTACGAACGGCACCTTCTACGGACCAACCGTGCAGGCCGGGACCATCCATGGCGGCGTCCACGTCCACGAGGCAGTCCTGGACCCGCTGATTCCGCGCCAGCTGTTCCCGGTGCCTGCCGCCTTCACCGACCGGGAAGACGACCTCGACGTCCTGACCAGTCAGATCGGGGAGGTTCCTGACTACGCCGTCCGTATCGTGGTGATCAACGGGCCCGGTGGCGTCGGGAAGACCAGCCTCGGCAACCGTCTGCTCCACGTGCTGGCTGCCGAGTACACCGGCGGTCAGCTCTACGCCGACCTGCTCGGCTACGCCGCCGAGGGCCCGGCAAGCACCAGCGAGATTCTCTCCCGGTTTCTGCGCTCCCTGCACCCTGGTGCGCAGCCCACCTCTGCCGAAGAACTGGCCGCCTGGTGGCGGTCGGCAACTGCCCGGCCGGGGCAGCGTGTGAGCATCCTGCTCGACAACGCCCGCAGAGCCGCCCAGGTTCAGTCTCTGCTCCCTGGCGGGAGCGGCCACCTCATCGTCGTGACCAGCCGCAGCACTCTGGCTGAACTGGCTCCCGACGGCGCCCTGCTGCATCGGCTGGGCCCCTTCGACCATGACGCCGCGCAGCAGTACCTCACCCGGTGCCTCGGTGACCAGCGCGTAGCCCGTGAGCCTGATGCCGCGGCGCAGATCACCCGCCTCGCTGCCGGCTCCCCTATGGCGATCGCGCTGACCGTGACCCACCTCGCCGCCAACCCGGACCAGCCCCTCGCCGAGCTCGCTTCCGGTGCCGCATCCAGTGCTCCAGCAGATTCTCCGCATCCCTCGCTTACTCACCAGGAGGCGGCCGTGACCCACGCCCTCGATCGTTCGTATTGGTCGCTTCCGCGTAGCACCCCTGCGCCGGCCGTCTACCGCCGCATGGGGTCGTTGTTCGCCCTCGACTTCGATGTGCCGCTGACGGCCGCCGTCTGCAACCTGTCGCGTTCGGAAGCCGAAGCCGCCCTCGATCAGCTGCATGAGCTGAAGCTCATCGAGCTTCGGGGCGAGGTCTCTTCCCGCGGACAGGTCTACCGGTTCCACGACATCACCCGGGACCATGCCCGCGCGCGGGCCACCATGGAGGCCACCTTCGGGGAACCGGAGGAGGTCCTGCAACGGGCCTTGGACTTCTACCTGGCGACCGCGAGCATGGCCGAGCGGATCCTGACACCCACCCATCGGCCCCTGCGCCGGGACTACGTCTACCCGCCCGCCGAACCGATCGAGTTCCCGGATGATGCAACCGCCCTGGCCTGGCTGTACGCCCAACGGGACAACATGCTGCACGCACTGCGTGCCGCGGCCGCCGGCCTGGACAGACCCACCTGGCAGCTGACCCACGCCATCTGGCCCCTGCTCCGCTCGTCCCACGACTACGAGCTGTGGTCCGAGAGCCACGAACTCGGCCTTCAGGCCGCGCGCCGCTGCCAGGACCGTGAGGCCGAAGTCGAAATGCTCAACACCTGGGGCGTCGGACTGCGCGGCGCCGGGAAATTCGAGGAAGCCGCCCAGACATTCACAGCCGTCCTGCAGATCGCCCGCGAGGAGCAGGACCATCGTGCCGAGTCCCAGGCACTCCACGAACTCGGGGCAGTGAACCTGCACGGCGGAGATCCGGCCGAGGCGGAAGCCTTCCTCCTTCAGGCTCGCCAGCAACGCACCAAGCTGGCCCGCACCAGCGAGTCCGAGCCCGACCGGCTCACCTACACGCGGGCCGTAGCGATCACCAACATCTGCCTCGGCCAGGCCCAACTCGAACTCGGCCGTGCCACCAAGGCGATCGAGACACTGACCGCCGCCCGTTCGACCCTGCTCGAGGTCGAGGACTGGTTCGATGCCGCGCGGGCGCTGGCGTGGCTCGCCCGGGCCTACGCCGCCGGAGGTGATCCCGGGAAGGGTGAGGAGTACGGCCGCCTCGCCGTCGCCGAGTGCGACGCATCCGGTTCGGCACGCTGGAGGGCCCATAGCCGGGAACTCCTGGGCCACACCCTCCGAGACAGCCGCCGACCCGACCTGGCCAGAAGCCTCTACGGAGAGGCGATCACGATCTGCTCCGCAGTGAGCCGCCGTGATGAGAGCCGCGTCCGTCAGGCCCTGCAGGACATCTCATGA
- a CDS encoding tetratricopeptide repeat protein: MVRNEIAGAAQLNGVVVQAGQVHGGIHHHAVAQVLPLPRQLPRVSPNFTDRVDPAGTLSAARRGGTTLAVISGPAGVGKTALATCWLAADAAEDEAQLHADLGGSAGPLAPEVVLQQWLRALGLERTPSSLRELTGLWRSVTARRAVAVLLDDAADADQVRPLLPAGVTSTTVVTIRRLLWDLAADGAVLLPLGPLTPQAAIELLARFAGEGRMSADPEAAALLAERCAYLPLPLVLAGARLKSRPALSLSAVADSLIHPDREDPARMAITTGLTQSYDSLEANAQYLYRSLGLLPADLVDPDMVAAVCRLEWGEADWLLEVLADEQLLEPCESAAGQPARYRVGSAVQEHMRARAAQHDSADDRDSVVRRLCEWMLSIATQAQQRLTPAQGTLRRTLSPPADAPAVFDDDPGAMAWLEAHEHDLMGVLQAAVAAGLDEVAWQLVDAFWPWFLRQHPYALWVKAHELGLPAARRAGNAAAVRQMLLSGAIGLSSAGRLTDAVGWYTQALDAARVDGDVRDEGQALLGLGSCHHNSGRPQQARPLLNQAITQWETCGYPRGIALATIVLGEITLAEDPGQAVDLFARARTMLLAAEDPYDATRALVLQGHAHVLAGNADGGVRELESALAALTAAGSTLWRARALEYLGQAHSGRGEIAAARECYQQAADLYGSIRPADAERVRALAGDL, from the coding sequence ATGGTGAGGAATGAGATCGCCGGGGCCGCGCAGCTGAACGGCGTCGTCGTCCAGGCTGGACAGGTCCACGGCGGCATCCATCACCATGCCGTGGCGCAAGTTCTGCCACTGCCGCGGCAACTGCCCCGTGTTTCACCGAACTTCACCGACCGCGTGGACCCTGCGGGCACGCTGAGCGCGGCGCGCCGCGGCGGCACCACCCTGGCGGTGATCAGCGGGCCCGCGGGGGTGGGCAAGACGGCTCTTGCCACATGCTGGCTTGCCGCCGACGCGGCTGAGGACGAGGCGCAACTGCACGCCGACCTTGGCGGATCCGCCGGGCCGTTGGCGCCGGAGGTCGTGCTGCAGCAGTGGCTGCGCGCGCTCGGACTCGAGAGAACGCCGTCCAGTCTGCGGGAGCTGACCGGGCTGTGGCGCTCGGTCACAGCCCGCCGTGCGGTCGCGGTCCTGCTCGACGACGCAGCAGACGCCGACCAGGTCCGGCCACTGCTGCCCGCCGGCGTCACGAGCACGACCGTCGTGACGATCCGCCGCCTCCTGTGGGACCTGGCCGCCGACGGGGCCGTGCTTCTTCCCCTCGGACCACTCACCCCGCAGGCGGCAATCGAGTTGCTGGCCCGCTTCGCAGGCGAGGGACGGATGTCGGCGGACCCCGAGGCCGCTGCCCTCCTTGCCGAAAGGTGTGCGTACCTGCCCCTGCCGCTGGTCTTGGCCGGCGCCCGCTTGAAGTCCCGGCCCGCGCTCAGCCTTTCGGCGGTCGCCGACTCCCTGATTCACCCCGATCGTGAGGACCCCGCACGGATGGCCATCACCACTGGACTGACCCAGAGTTACGACAGCTTGGAGGCGAACGCCCAGTACCTCTACCGGTCGCTGGGCCTGTTACCGGCTGACCTCGTCGACCCCGATATGGTGGCCGCGGTCTGCCGCCTGGAGTGGGGCGAAGCCGACTGGCTGCTGGAGGTTCTCGCCGACGAACAGTTGCTGGAGCCGTGCGAGTCCGCTGCGGGCCAGCCGGCTCGCTACCGCGTGGGCTCGGCCGTACAGGAACACATGCGTGCCCGCGCCGCCCAGCACGACAGCGCAGACGACCGGGATAGCGTGGTGCGGCGACTGTGCGAATGGATGCTCTCGATCGCCACCCAGGCGCAGCAGCGGCTCACCCCCGCCCAGGGCACCCTCCGCCGCACGCTGTCCCCTCCTGCCGACGCCCCGGCCGTCTTCGACGACGATCCGGGGGCGATGGCCTGGCTGGAGGCGCATGAGCACGACCTCATGGGCGTACTGCAGGCAGCGGTGGCGGCCGGCTTGGACGAGGTTGCCTGGCAACTCGTCGACGCTTTCTGGCCGTGGTTCCTGCGCCAGCATCCCTACGCGTTGTGGGTGAAGGCGCACGAGCTCGGACTCCCCGCGGCCCGCCGCGCCGGCAACGCGGCCGCCGTGCGGCAGATGCTGCTCTCGGGCGCGATCGGCCTGAGCTCGGCCGGACGCCTGACGGACGCTGTCGGCTGGTACACCCAGGCCCTGGACGCCGCCCGGGTGGACGGTGACGTACGAGACGAGGGCCAAGCGCTGCTCGGCCTGGGATCGTGCCACCACAACTCCGGCCGCCCGCAGCAGGCTCGTCCGCTCCTGAACCAGGCCATCACGCAATGGGAGACGTGCGGCTACCCCCGGGGGATCGCGCTGGCGACGATCGTCCTCGGCGAGATCACCCTCGCGGAGGATCCCGGCCAGGCGGTGGATCTGTTCGCCCGGGCGCGGACCATGCTGCTGGCGGCCGAGGACCCCTACGACGCCACCCGCGCGCTCGTCCTGCAGGGCCACGCCCACGTACTCGCCGGCAACGCCGACGGTGGTGTCCGCGAGCTGGAGAGCGCCCTGGCGGCCCTCACCGCCGCCGGGAGCACGCTGTGGCGGGCCCGGGCCTTGGAGTATCTCGGCCAGGCGCACTCCGGCCGGGGCGAGATTGCTGCCGCACGCGAGTGCTACCAGCAGGCCGCGGACCTGTACGGGTCGATCCGGCCGGCGGACGCCGAACGGGTACGGGCCTTGGCGGGTGACCTGTGA
- a CDS encoding helix-turn-helix domain-containing protein: protein MPDRPTPPPHPETPLPKIKRRTQLTGEEAVTFSKQVVDAYARMSIRAICEETGRSYGAIYRVLQGAGVTFRPRGYQHPPAPGSLHGEE, encoded by the coding sequence ATGCCCGACCGTCCCACGCCGCCGCCTCATCCTGAGACCCCGCTGCCGAAGATCAAGCGCCGCACGCAGCTCACCGGCGAAGAGGCGGTCACGTTCAGCAAGCAGGTCGTTGACGCGTACGCCCGCATGTCCATCCGCGCCATCTGTGAGGAGACCGGGCGGTCTTACGGTGCCATCTACAGAGTGCTCCAGGGCGCCGGTGTCACCTTCCGACCCCGCGGGTACCAGCACCCGCCCGCCCCGGGAAGTCTCCATGGTGAGGAATGA
- a CDS encoding SAM-dependent methyltransferase translates to MIRPSGGPPLYSEINTSVPSSARIWNYWMGGKDNYEVDRVAGDEYSKVAPQVVTMARESRRYLIRAVSRVAGELGIRQFLDIGTGLPTYDNTHEVAQRSAPDAKVVYVDNDPLVLVHARALLYSKNPQGVTEYVDADLHDPENILEAAARTLDFTQPVALMLMGILGHIRDYDESTSIVRRLQDALCPGSYFMHYDGIDTSTQLQEAQQGYDNTGALSYVLRSPEQITAYYEGLDVLEPGIVSCPLWRPEPGIPALPTDVYGGVARKP, encoded by the coding sequence ATGATCCGACCCTCTGGAGGACCCCCTTTGTACAGCGAGATCAACACCTCAGTCCCCAGCTCAGCACGCATCTGGAACTACTGGATGGGAGGCAAGGACAACTACGAAGTCGACCGGGTGGCCGGCGACGAATACAGCAAAGTCGCCCCGCAGGTCGTGACCATGGCCCGCGAGTCCCGCCGGTACCTGATCCGCGCGGTGAGCCGCGTCGCCGGCGAACTCGGCATCCGTCAGTTCCTGGACATCGGCACCGGCTTGCCGACCTACGACAACACCCATGAGGTGGCCCAGCGGAGCGCCCCCGACGCCAAGGTCGTGTACGTCGACAACGACCCGCTCGTCCTCGTCCACGCCAGGGCCCTGCTCTACAGCAAAAACCCCCAGGGCGTCACCGAATACGTCGACGCCGACCTGCACGACCCGGAGAACATCCTCGAAGCGGCCGCCCGGACCCTCGACTTCACCCAGCCCGTCGCGCTGATGCTCATGGGCATCCTCGGCCACATCCGCGACTACGACGAGTCGACGTCGATCGTCCGCCGATTGCAGGACGCCCTGTGCCCCGGCAGCTACTTCATGCACTACGACGGCATCGACACCAGCACTCAGCTCCAGGAAGCCCAGCAGGGATACGACAACACCGGCGCCCTTTCGTACGTACTGCGCAGCCCTGAGCAGATCACCGCCTACTACGAAGGACTCGACGTGCTGGAACCCGGCATCGTCTCCTGCCCGCTGTGGCGGCCCGAGCCCGGCATCCCCGCGCTGCCGACAGACGTGTACGGCGGCGTTGCCCGTAAGCCGTGA
- a CDS encoding GntR family transcriptional regulator, translating to MDAVNELRDEEIHFLSPKRAGQAHRVYRGLREAITTGTIPPGTLLDSSRDLESGYKADRHVVAAALRGLAREGLVHLHHVGARVVDVPIQAAPKQTPEFVERAMRQRLAAGVYKPGTFLPRTSTIAKEFGLATPACRSAIQPLVHVGYLVGSVNPRGTLVTHDVAEVQPEELLTPASSRTRSIPHTQRYAAFGESKTLSDWTGDRRCAVAYGVLRRRLVESGWDFQRALTTPLLL from the coding sequence TTGGACGCCGTTAATGAACTCCGCGACGAAGAGATCCACTTCCTCAGCCCGAAGCGAGCCGGTCAGGCCCACCGCGTATACCGGGGCCTGCGAGAGGCGATCACCACTGGCACCATCCCGCCCGGAACGCTCCTCGACTCCTCCAGGGACCTGGAGAGCGGCTACAAGGCGGACCGCCACGTCGTGGCCGCCGCCCTGCGCGGTCTCGCGCGGGAAGGCCTGGTCCACCTTCACCACGTGGGCGCACGTGTCGTCGACGTTCCAATACAGGCGGCCCCCAAGCAGACACCCGAATTCGTTGAACGCGCGATGCGCCAGCGCCTCGCGGCCGGCGTCTACAAGCCCGGGACATTCCTCCCCCGCACCTCGACGATCGCGAAAGAGTTCGGACTTGCCACACCCGCGTGCCGCAGCGCCATCCAGCCGCTGGTCCACGTGGGATACCTCGTCGGCTCAGTGAATCCGAGGGGCACTCTGGTCACACACGACGTCGCCGAAGTCCAGCCCGAGGAACTGCTCACACCGGCCTCCAGCAGAACGCGTTCGATCCCGCACACCCAGCGGTACGCCGCGTTCGGGGAGAGCAAGACCCTCAGCGACTGGACCGGGGACCGCCGCTGCGCAGTCGCCTACGGCGTGCTGCGCAGAAGGCTCGTCGAGAGCGGATGGGATTTCCAGAGAGCTCTCACAACGCCACTGCTCCTGTGA